The stretch of DNA aaagccacaaataaaattctaCAGTACTTCCATTTTGTGGGTTCAGGAAACTGATTCTCTGCATTGTATTCACAAATGTGTCCACATGTTGATAGCTGTCCCATATAGGCCTCATTTCAATAACTACTTAAGGTTTCTGAAACCACACTAATTAGCTATAattctaataaatataaaagtgaataTCTAATATGCTTTATACTGTGTTTTATAACCACTACATTCATTAGCAATCTTTCTGCTTCCATTCTactgatttaaattttatatcatgAATATATTATCACATTTTACCATTGAGGAAATGCCTTGTGGCATCAAGGCATATTGAAAGAATACTATGGTGTCCTGTTTGAGATGGGTCTTCCTGACACTTATTCTTGGCAAAGCTTTAAACTTAAATCAAAAGGACAGAATGCAATTTTCctaaaaactaatatttatttgcaGTACTCAGTACTTTcatgtttattattgtttgtcACCTACCTGTCTTCTGAGATTTGCcacatcagaaaatgaaaaacttttcatttaaaattacttCAACTATTTTATCACTACAGAAACATACATCACATATTTTGTTGCAATAATCTTCTCATAAGTGATATAATacatcattaaaaataacatgaaaattttTTCAAGTTGAGTTCAACATGCATGAGAAAGATTAGCATATTAGTGTAACACAGCTCCAGAATGTGTTGAAAGTATTGGATTATAAGGAATGAGAAaggtgttaaaaataaaaccaccaataaactgttaaatttaccattttacaggaatgttaacattttacaatTTGTTAAGAGTTGTAAGTTAACTGTCTCAAAGCTTTAGAGGTACAGCAGGAATGAAACTGTAGAAAAGTATATATTTCCTCCAACAGAAATATTTGCACTTATCTCAGATTCATGCAAACTTAGAGTGGCTCTTCTCATGAAGCCTGCTGTCTTATTATCTGAAATATAGGAAGGTAtaccctgttttgtttttcctgtcttaattttgttttttattattccattcaCAAAATAATCCTATTCACcttgtaatttttatataagtactctaccttttgaaataatttgacaGTGGAAACCTAGAATTTTCAGCAACACTCTTAATAAAGACCCACTAAGTCTCtcaatatttcttcctttctgtttcttattgCACATATTGGCTTCTACTTCTCTGGatcaactttcttatttttttctcacaggaTTCAAAAAAATCAGACTGCTGGAGTCACCTTCATCCTCTTGGGCTTCTCAGAATTTCCAGACCTTCAGATACCCCTGTTCCTGGTCTTCCTGACCATCTACACAATCACTGTGATGGGGAATCTGGGCATGATCATGGTCATCAGGATCAACCCCAAACTCCACACCCCTATGTACTTTTTCCTCAGCCACTTGTCCTTTGTTGATTTCTGTTATTCCACCACAATTACACCAAAACTGCTGGAGAACTTGGTTGTGGAAGACAGAATCATCTCCTTCACAGGATGCATCATGCAATTCTTCTTTGCCTGTATATTTGTGGTGACAGAAACATTCATGCTGGCAGCGATGGCTTATGACAGATTTGTGGCAGTGTGTAACCCTCTGCTTTACACAGTTGCAATGTCCCAGAGGCTTTGCTCCTTGTTAGTGGCTGCATCATACTCTTGGAGTTTAGTTTGTTCCTTAACATACACATATTTTCTGTTGACTTTATCTTTTTGTAGGACTAACTTCATTAATAACTTTGTCTGTGAGCACGCTGCCATTGTTGCTGTGTCCTGCTCTGACCCCTACATGAGCCAGAAGGTCATTTTAGTTTCTGCAACATTCAATGAAATAAGCAGCCTGGTGATCATTCTCACTTcctatgctttcatttttatcactGTCATGAAGATGCCTTCCACTGGGGGGCGCAAGAAAGCGTTCTCCACGTGTGCCTCCCACCTGACCGCCATTACCATTTTCCATGGGACTATCCTTTTTCTCTACTGTGTTCCTAACTCCAAAAGTTCATGGCTCATGGTCAAGGTGGCCTCTGTCTTTTACACAGTGGTCATTCCCATGCTGAACCCCTTGATCTATAGCCTCAGGAACAAAGATGTAAAAGAGACAGTCAGGAAGTTAGTCATTACCAAATTATTATGTCATAAAATGTAATGCtagaaatattaattatttatccTTGAGAGCAGCACTGCAGTTGTTCAATAACTAGTCATTGCATGAAATTATGATAACCCTCCAACTGACAGTACAATATCTATTCACACTGATGTTTAGTAAAATAACTTTAAAGTTATAAATACTGTAAGTATGGAATCTCAGACCATTTAAACTAAATTTTTGATCGAGAATATTGTAATACAAAAGTTTTTGTGTTAGTATACGTTTATTGTGATTGTCCAGGTCAAATTTCAGTTCAATTTAAATCttgcaaaatgtaaaaatttttgaGATGATCTGAAGAATAGTAGTTTATAATGAGGAAGTTTACCTGATAACATAAAATTACTATGATAAGAGCTGTTCAGTATAAAACACtatctataaaataattacaattaattCTGTATGGGCAACTTTGGCATTAGAAGatttacagacaaacaaaaataaataagaaaattatcttcCTTACGAAGTCCAGAATCTGGTAAAGTTAAGTTATACTtggtattataaattatatttttctttatgcatgATAATAagaagatggtaaatatttttgcaaataaatgCCCATCACCCTAGTTCTGCCACTGATGCCAATATGATTgtgcatgttatttatttattaaaaattttattgagataattttctattcattttcctttgtaagaaataatatagagGAATTCCAATTATCTTTTAACCAGTTTCCCCCTAAGATAGTACAATATAACAACCAGGATAATGATATTGAGATAATACACATACATTATTCAAGCATTAGTTATGtattgataaaagaaatattcataaaCTCAGTGATATCTAACAGTAAGCAATCCTTTCAAATAAGTGACTTGACTGGGGTAGCTCTGTTGATATCAGTTCGACCATTTGGGTGTCAAGAATGGGGTAACTAGATCAGCTACCTTTGGAACTAGAGACCTGTATGTATGTCATCTTCTTTGGACTCTTTGGCTGATAGTCTTTGTTGAAAGCAGAGCCACAATAGAGtattccaaaaataaaagcatacttAACGTTCCTGTTTGGGTCTCACCTGTTAACATTTTATGAGTCAGAGAAAATCACGTCCAAGCCCCAAAGCAAGAGTTGAGAAAGTTATCTATTTCTTGTAGAACTGCAAGATTACAAGTCAAGAGTGATGGGTACAGGGAGAAATGAAAAACTGGGTTCAAAATTGATTGaaacatttacatctttaaacaCATTCTTCCTTGATAATGCCAGATAACTTTACTGCAGAAAACAGATAACCCATGGCTCTAATTGGTTTTAGAGAAGttttcaaataattgaaataatttgatTGCCTTAACCAAATGGCTGGTTGAGATTAAGTATAAGAACTTACATTTTCTCCTTGTGTCTTGCCAGTCATGATTAAGGCTTACAAGCACAGAATATGAAGTCAACCATGTGTTGAAGGTCCAATCCAAGCTGTTAAGTGATACTTGTTTCCCCTCAAGGTTtatctttatttccaaataaaaattcaataactTTTTACCTTAATGCTTTACACCAACTTACATGTCTATGCAACTTACTGTTTAGGAATATACAACAAAATTCTCAACACTTacagaatacagcaaaagtaACAGAggatttactttaatttttaactgTAGATAATGAGTCATAATTAAATGCTCTAGTCGAGTATTTTTAaagctgtgtgtatgtgtgtgcatatgtgtatagtTTAATAAAGATGTTAAGGAGCACAAAAAAGGATTTAGAAAGTTTGAGTATGCATCGCAGAATATTTAGTATATTCAATAAGGTTTCCAGGATAAAGTTagaatatactatttttaaatattgttttggaAGATGTAAGCTGTAATTTGGTAGGTTTCTTttagtacaaaataaaaatcaaagaaaaaaagaatagttgcTAATCCCTTTAAtacaagatttttttattttggtaaatgttcaTAAATGGGCAGTTTACACAAATATAATGCAATTTCCCCCCCAAATTCTCAAATTATACTTTCAGTGTGAAAGCAAACATGTTAACTGTGaagataaatacattttagataATGTAAGTGAGTTTGCTAATGGTCATATTAAGTGATAGCTatgggctattttttttctacaaatacaTTTGTATGCTGCTCTTCTTTTAAACTTTTGGATACAGTAGGTATAAATGTGACTTTTTTCCCATGGAGGGCTGTGGCAGGACATTTGCTATCATATGCACAATACTAAAGCAAGTTATATAGTTTAATGCTCACTTCTTAGTGGATTAAcaactataaaaattatatctgGACCATTTTATGTAAATGTCAACTTTCATATTATGTTGACTAAACAAAGACGGCATCAAAGATTGTATTAGTGTTGGACAAATATATCATTACGTGATTATATTACATAACACTTTGCTTACGTGAGTGGTTTTTACTGCTATCAAACATAATAGGAAAACAGAGTCCctataaagaaaatggaaacatatatgATTGATtaagaaaaggataaatatttgatTCAATAGTCAGTATTTCCTGCTTATGGCATTCTCGATACATAGAATATTTAAGCTCAAGGATACCTTGTTGGTAAAAGTTTTCCCCTGAAACTTGTTGTCATGCAGTTTAAGCACCAGGAAAAAATCCTAAGGAGAGTAAATAACAACAAGCCTGAACCTGTGGATCTGAGAGAACCAAAATTCAGGAAGAATTTCTGGAGGTAATTCTTGGCTATTTTAGATAACAACTTATAAACAGAATATAGAATACAGCAATACTAATAACAAAGTTTTCACATAAATTTCAACAATATATGAAACAAGTTGTATATTATTCTAGGAATTTAAAGTGGATATATCATTTAAATCTCATCAATGAATTTACCATATTAGCAAAATAAGGGAGAAAAGCATATGTTTATTTCaatttataaagatatttattcaAATTTATATCTTGTATTAGTcaaaattctccagagaaatagaaccaaggGGATGGATATCTGCTtagctatatctatatctgtcCATAgagaggtatttatttattttaaagaattagctCATGCGATTATAAAGGCTGACAAATGCTGAGAACTTCAGGGTAAATTAGCAAGCTGGATCCCAGGGGAGCCAATGATGAAATTCTAGTCTAATTTGGAAGGCCCAAGAACTAGAGAGCCAGGGGTGTATTTCCAGTCAGAAGGTCAACAGTTTTGAGACCCATGaagagctgatgttccagtttcaGTCTATAGGCAAACACCTAATGTCTCAGTTCAAaggcagaaagaggaaagaattttCCTTTGCTTGGGAGAGAAGTAGCCTTTTGTTAGACTCAGGCATTTACTGATGGACGCGTCCCATCCCCATTAGCAAAGGCAATCTACTTTACTTAGGCTACTGATTGATTTAgttgttaatctcatccaaaaacacccttaTAAAAACATCCATAATAATGTTTGACtgaatatctgggcaccctgtggcccagttaATTGATGCATACAATTAACTTTTATGCACTTgttcataataaaacaaaacagaagaaaacaaaagctcccagaaaaatagaaatagaaatgtcTTAATCTTTTACCTACCAAATCTGTAGGTAAATATCACAATTAAGGTTAAAATAAtcggctaggtgcagtggctcctgcctgtaatcccagcaatttgggaggccgaggtgggcggatcacaaagtcgggagattgagaccatcctggccaacatggcaaaactccgtctctactaaaaatacaaaaattagctgggcgtggtggtgtgtgcttgtgataccagctgctcaggaggctgaagcaggagaatggcttgaaccagggagttggaggtttcagtgagccgagatcgcaccactgcactccagcctggagacagagtgagactctgtctcaaaaaaaagcaaaacaaaatgaaaaaacaacaaaaaagagaaaagaaataatagaagctttgttttaaatttcaactcAAGAGAAGAATGTTCATTATTTCCACTTCTGTGGAAAGGTTGTTCTAGACAATTGAgtaagacaggaaaaaaagaacattagtgaAGACAGAATAACACTTTCATGTTTTAAGATAATATAATTGTATGAACATCCAAATCCAAAAAGATCTATCAAAACCAATTAGAGTTAGTAAGGGAATGTAAAAGATCTCTCAATGTaagataattaacattttttttcctagatcTGTGATATCTGTCTACATCCTTCCACATTGTATTAATCCCAGCATCCCTCAGCTTTAGAGATAGTAGTTCTTTTCTGCAGTAACCACTACTGTGGTATATTAaggttttgtggggtttttgccTTTTCATCAATTGTTTAacaattgtaaaaataatttttctgtactAAATGTTATGTTTTGAAATCCCTAGAAAAGATTGTGTTTTTCTCGAATAGACTCAGACTCTTGGTAATAATGTTCTCTGAACTAGACCTTCAAATATGGGTATCTAATCATACACTTGGCCGTGAAGACAGGGCTAAgcatctttaaaatagaaattgtattcagtaatccatggtgtatagTAACGTGGCTAACTAAATAATCCTTTGTGCATGATTATAATGAAGTGCTCACTGAATCAAATGCCTGGAGGACTGAGGTGGGGGTTTCACAAAACTGTCATGGAAGTGGTGGTGATTACAAGAACTGGGATCTTCTGAATGCCTGGGAGAGCTtgcaaaaagataataaaaattcaGGGCATCCAAATGTTGGCATAATTTACTGTCAGAGAACTAGAGATATTTAAGACACTGGGCAAGTGTCCTCAATTTCTTAGTGAGAAACTGATGTGTCAGAGATGATGTCTTAAATAAATCctataaaaatacaagtattCTTAACATCAGAAAAGAATTCTTTTGATCTTGTGTTCTGCAGAATGTTGAGATATCCTCTCCAAAGCAAATGACAACTTAGGGCAATTTGTACTGCAATTAAGTGATTTAAAATGTACTGCGTCTTTCAGTTATGGAGGCAACACATATCACACTTGAGTAAGCTGTCGCAAACCATTCAAAAAGTAACCTTCAGCTTGCCTCTCTTGCATAATTCCTTACCAGACACTCTTATTGTCCCACCTCTATCTTTTGAATTTTACTCCCAGTGATTGTGGTAGTCAGCCATACATGGAACCCCCAATGATCCCATTCTCTGGTATTCACATCATTGTGGAGTCTCCTCCCATACTTTACCTGGCTTGGTCTGTGTGATGAATAGCATGTGGTAGGAATGAGAATACATAATACTTGAGGTTCAGTCTTAACAGTCtggattctctctctctgtctttttccaCCTACATTAGGTCTCTCATTCGGGAGGAAGTGGCCATATTTGAATAACCCTGTGAAGGGACCTTTGGGATGAGGAACCTAAGCTTCTGGCCAACAGCCTTCAAGGAACAAGAGGTGCCAGCAACCTTGTGAGTGAGCTTGGATGCAGAAGTTTGACATTGTTTAAGCCTTGAGATTACTGTAGCTCTGGAAGGCTGGTTGCAACCTCATGGGAGACTCTAAACTTGGAGCTAAGCTGCTCCTGGATTTCTGATGCATAGAAACCATGAGGTAATCAGTGTTTATTGTTTCAAACTGCGAAGTTTTGGGGATACTTTTTAGCTGTCAATGAATAATTAATgcaactgtattagtcagttctcacacttCTATCAAGAACTACCTTGAGACTTggtgatttatgaagaaaagaggtttaattgacataCAGTTCACAGGGTGTACAGGAGGCAGGtctaaggaggcctcaggaaactttcaatcatggcagaaaggtgaagaggaagcaggaatGTCTTCTCATGgctggcaggagagacagagtaAAAGGGGAAGTGTACACACTTTAAACCACCAGATTTTCTGAGAACTCATTTAccatcaggagaacagcaagggggaagtccgccTCTGTGAATCAcctaccaggtccctcctgcAACACTGAGGATCACAATCGAcatgagagttgggtggggacgcagagtCAAACTATATCAGTGGATTTTTGGTGCCTGGGAATATATTGTTGCCAAATAAAAACCCAAGATGTTAAGGTGGCTTTGGAAATGAGCAGTCAGTTTTGAACAAAATATCATTGAAATCTTAATATGTTTTGGAGGTCTTTGATAAGATTACAGTTTAGAGATTCCAGGTGAGTGAGAAAAATATTATTGGAAGTTGTAGAAAGGAATATTCTTGTTATGTAGGGCAGATGTTTAGTAATGCTATTGCCTATAGTAATTTGAAAAGTACAAAATGTGCCTAATATTCTGGGTTATCTAACAACAGATATTTTCTAAGTGAAATGTTTAAAGTTCTACCTGGTTTCTCCTTGAAGATTAGAGTAAGGCATTAGAGGCAAGAAACAAACTAAATTATTAATGTTGAAAGATCCAGGATTTGATGGCTATGAAATCTCTTAGCCTCCCATAATGGGAAAAGTTGGCAAAATTAAGAAATGGTTTCCAAGGATGATCAAATCCATGGCATTGCTGTGAAAACATGATTTAAAGATGAAGTCTAGGATTTGactataaaatcttaaaaaaaaatagaaaaacctcAGAAAGATCTAAAGTGGTATCTCAGAGTATATTCACACAAAAGACTCTCAAAAGAGATTAAAAGTGCTCCACCTCCTCTATCAACAACAAGGCTTTTAGGAACCTTAAGTGTGCCATCTCTGAGCCATCTCATAGAAGCCCAAGGTAGGGAAAGACTTATATCTAAAAGACTTAAGGATGTGTTTTTATCTCTAATATAGTGGAATTCAATAAGATTCATAGAAGATCCACAAAgttcatttatgtatatatgtgtacatgtatacacacacacacacatatatacacaaacacacacagagagagagagagagagatcactaCCTTAAATTGAAAGACACAGTgactgaaaaaaattgaaaggggCCTATGAGTTATCAAAattctattagaagaaaacaagcTAAGAAACCTGCTAAGTTGCAAATATGTCCCACATTTCATGAGAAGAAAGGATGATTCAGACCGTGGTACCAAAAGTCCAGAGGTGAGAGCTAAGGAACCGAGACTAATTAGGCTAATTATTCCCAGATTTTgcaatttaaccaaagaaatttctaaatttccCTGGCTGGACTTCAGAATTCCAATGGATGAGTAATTcctttgcatatgttgaaccagaatgtttatagcaatatCTCTTACCAGTACCAACATTGTATGCTAGGTTTATAGAGTAACCGTTACTTGTCTCCTTAGTTTCATAGGTTGAGAGAAACTGGACTTGAGAACCTCTAATTAAGACAATACATCCATGGAGCTTCCTTTATATTTGGTCCTGATGGTGATTACATATTGTCAACTTTAACAAAATGCTGTGGTGGAATAAGGCATTTGGGCCCTTGGGAAgatttgagtgttttttttatGTGGCGAAGGGACAAGAGTCATTGTAGATCAGAAGGCATCATGTAGCATCCCCAAAATGGCACCCAATAATTTCTACTTTCTTGTAATGATCCATTTGTTTGAAAGGTCCCCAAGATCTGTTTTAATCAGGTATGGTAAAATATAGAGACATTGACATGattgtgttaaaagaaaaattttattatacttacAGATCCCTAGAAAGAGGAGGCATGACATGTTCCACAGGGCTACACAAACAAGCACCAGGGTTGGTCCAGAAGTGGAAGGAGTGAGGGGAAATatgacaagaattttttttttgagatggagtcttgctctgttcccaggctggagtgcaacggcacaatctcagctcactgcaatctctgcctcccaggttcaagcgattctcctgcctcagcctccagagtagctgggattacaggtgcttgccaccacgctaggctaattttgtgtatttgtagtagagttggggtttcaccatgttggccatgctggtctcaaacttctgactccaagtgatcagcccacctgggcctcccaaaattctgggattacaggcgtgagccaccgcgcccggtgaaATATGAGCAGGGATCTTTACAAAGGAACTGCTGAACGGACTTGCAATTGGCTAGCttgaataatttcagcaggcCCTTGTGTCTAGAGGCTTTCCCTAGGTGTCTAGTGCCTGGCCCTAGGGATGATTTAGGAAGGAGGATAATGGCCCAGAGCATGAGTGCCTGGTAGAGGAGGTGACCTGAGCAGTGGTTGTGGATTTGTTAGTTTGCAACTCTAGGGTGAGTTGTTTATCGTCTCTAAGAATTGGCAGACCATGGGTGGGCCCATCCCTCCAGGGTTCACAAGGcccaagatgtcaaagcatcagaatATAGAACATAAAATACACGGTTAGTACCCTTGTGTAGTCCCCTCCTAGATTGGGTAACCAATAGCATACTGCAAAAGTGCCAGTGTGTCAATGGGAGATTGGCTCACAAAGGTCTCCAGCTTGTGTGTTCTCTTGAATCCCTCATCTGGAATAAGCAAATAGCCATGCTTTGATCTGCCCTTTTGAGAAGCATGGGAAGGAACCGAAGCTTCTGGTGAATAGCCAGTGAGGAACTGCCAATAATCATGGAAGTGAGTATAAAGGTGGAATCTCCAACCTTATTGAGCCATAAGTTTACCACAGTTCTGAAGAGACTTTCAGCCAGAACCACCCACCTCACCTGCTTCTGAATTCCTGATCTTCATAaattatggaagaaaataaatattagttaaataactaaaatactgTCCAATCTCTTACTGTCCAAATCATCATTGTTTTGCCTAAGGAATTTTTCTGAAGCTCAGTAGTTAGATCATCGCAAAGGTGAGGCAAGTGAGATGTTTGAGGCAATGAATCCAAACAAACAGATCTCATTCAATGAGTGATAAAAGTTGATGTAAAAGATGCCagtgagggccaggtgtggtggctcatgcctgtaatctcagcactttgggaggccaagaggtg from Homo sapiens chromosome 11, GRCh38.p14 Primary Assembly encodes:
- the OR5D3 gene encoding olfactory receptor OR5D3 translates to MNHSDASVFRIQKNQTAGVTFILLGFSEFPDLQIPLFLVFLTIYTITVMGNLGMIMVIRINPKLHTPMYFFLSHLSFVDFCYSTTITPKLLENLVVEDRIISFTGCIMQFFFACIFVVTETFMLAAMAYDRFVAVCNPLLYTVAMSQRLCSLLVAASYSWSLVCSLTYTYFLLTLSFCRTNFINNFVCEHAAIVAVSCSDPYMSQKVILVSATFNEISSLVIILTSYAFIFITVMKMPSTGGRKKAFSTCASHLTAITIFHGTILFLYCVPNSKSSWLMVKVASVFYTVVIPMLNPLIYSLRNKDVKETVRKLVITKLLCHKM